From Clarias gariepinus isolate MV-2021 ecotype Netherlands chromosome 2, CGAR_prim_01v2, whole genome shotgun sequence, one genomic window encodes:
- the LOC128507252 gene encoding uncharacterized protein LOC128507252, with protein MQRNKSKTKGNILVGDRHEQVLHYKLFTHWQAEQHPLCFSKSKLHSSLMDITTLLYVLYILCLDSINAAQLSVTAPVGSTVILPCEWRDLSVQTPHVVWTIEREVVFERKGKDSLQAEGYEGRVDVPEDELLKGNCSLVLKNVRVTDEAEYRSSMLLEHPKKSVLVQEVHLSVYNRTEERIKERTDSSDRTEESPDSSDNGVKNLHYLWILIILPGLVLLGLGVWLLKKKKSANFQTKNTEESKEMN; from the exons ATGCAACGAAATAAATCGAAGACAAAAGGAAATATTTTGGTTGGAGACCGACACGAACAG GTGCTGCActataaactatttacacattggcaggcagaaCAGCATCCTTTGTG TTTCAGTAAATCCAAACTCCACAGCAGTCTAATGGACATCACGACCCTCCTGTATGTCCTGTATATCTTATGTCTGG attCCATCAATGCAGCTCAACTCTCAGTCACAG CTCCTGTGGGCTCCACAGTCATCCTGCCGTGTGAATGGAGAGATCTCTCTGTCCAAACACCTCATGTTGTGTGGACTATTGAGCGTGAGGTTGTGTTTGAGCGAAAGGGTAAAGATTCCCTTCAGGCTGAAGGATACGAGGGTCGTGTGGACGTTCCTGAGGACGAGCTGCTTAAAGGAAACTGTTCCCTGGTGTTGAAGAACGTCAGAGTTACTGATGAAGCTGAGTACAGAAGCTCCATGCTGTTGGAACACCCAAAGAAATCTGTCTTGGTCCAGGAAGTTCATCTCTCAGTCTACA ACCGAACTGAAGAGAGAATTAAAGAGAGAACAGATTCGTCAG ACCGAACTGAAGAGAGTCCAGATTCCTCAG ATAACGGTGTAAAGAACCTTCATTACTTGTGGATCCTGATCATTTTGCCGGGCCTGGTGTTACTTGGTCTCGGAGTGTGGcttctgaagaagaaaaaatctgCCAATTTCCAGACTAAAAACACAGAGGAGTCCAAAGAAATGAACTGA